A window of Trichomycterus rosablanca isolate fTriRos1 chromosome 5, fTriRos1.hap1, whole genome shotgun sequence contains these coding sequences:
- the si:dkey-157l19.2 gene encoding NHS-like protein 3 isoform X1, producing MSSGQESMGDLIPPDMLEIFAQERQSKRGKRTRRRGSISKAFTWFKIRRRKTQRLNKEVHIELLTPGSPVEIPLPPPNKASKVESEPTLPVQHFQENVFIEGDRPKYVQDLMSEAREGLKYLQQNEDGNGLDFQDDQSVISSVTARTDDTSFSELRMSESEFSAADTISTRSMRSTRSSVSYQSARSGLTRQGSSFGPLKEDRKHGKRSKVRSMGVAPGIPRHVQKELGLDRAAWTASQFTSAQLSSGGVSISTVVPTLESISVASELDGALEHLQNMNSLEPQLQAEGQKCDLANIQHFLPQSLDPQKPGSLGVPWVTTSDNCPPSSVMYVSPEAMYKNQMIYNAYLPPSVDVVELKRNRSRSSVRMVSKSSLASASPAPSRASSRASSRFSSRPSSRFSSRLHSQASSYRTGPLSEGSLWSNSGSSETLISDSSTISNSSNPRLGSRESQREDGETHLNVNINQPIHFNGGNRQGETFVKSGTTAQFSRSLSVTKKNKKPPPPPRRSNSLHTQNFLKSQKTKAGAGSVEDTSGSNGSLKVVSPYSAYISSSAGGKPISHTNGKSHWTKLKESLPYVQSLAAKGTVPSPSLIALMALLDIPDPPHVLAPQAPPPETWAHNQRTFHLLCGSGPVNLEHWAQKRGLKIEIFKTVSAPNLTRPTKWNGAIVSSKPVKGTLQGYPPLNGMKDNSKAPNKKLITQSQEAKISDIQNRTPLTKVSSDVLPNYGKTVSLSLLTRVCPTPTPPPPPEHIPPLPPTNQVKDINETVSAQKVELRAPSEELICPPPHPLFPPPLPPGKIASPHLLFGQDKTDFSFAIHKIPPPPQGIPPPPQGIPPLPPAVILPPPSIIPPPPQVIPTPPPPVFLPPPPTVPPPPQVIPPPPQAIPPPPTEIPPPPQAVLSSAALSTPKVTQEVSSMQSKITSTANIPPPPPLPTDIKKEVRAIITDQQEKHQRPPTPQNVAAKEESPTPVVTQSLLQMVRLRSVRSNQQSNQEAPPKPMRRSLILSDTLLSTGDLKDNSQLIAFTQEVHDTPQVQPQPAAFEPTTAKPNGQTSSTDQETQNTSTDPIKESKPADPTPTISGEENKNAATEELVMPDVEPKDQLSIIDLKAKSNEPELQNGSSKIEDKPSTTLLQSSPKPQTLILTSPKLSPTQKMPPASIPPSSMRLQEAIRLKTAAMSSKDNQSKRLSLHSPPPSVGGISPTSTANFIFSKSTKKVVIETASSPEAQAGLRRTLVSELASVSQTTKPPGLQTKNTKVPPPVAKKPSSKSENTDNPSETESNADTEHVQTAGQ from the exons ATGTCGAGTGGACAGGAGTCAATGGGTGACTTGATTCCCCCAGACATGCTGGAGATCTTTGCCCAGGAGCGACAGAGTAAGCGGGGCAAAAGGACCAGAAGACGTGGTTCAATCAGCAAAGCGTTCACATGGTTTAAGATACGTCGCCGAAAAACCCAGCGCCTAAATAAAGAAGTGCACATAGAGCTACTGACACCTGGATCACCTGTGGAGATTCCACTGCCACCACCCAACAAAG cctCTAAAGTAGAGTCTGAGCCCACCCTGCCTGTCCAGCATTTCcaagaaaatgtgtttattgaAGGAGATCGTCCAAAATACGTGCAGGATTTGATGTCGGAGGCTCGGGAAGGCCTGAAGTACCTACAGCAAAACG AAGATGGAAATGGGCTGGACTTTCAAGATGACCAAAGTGTCATT TCATCAGTAACAGCTCGTACTGATGATACGAGCTTCAGTGAATTAAGGATGTCTGAGTCTGAATTCTCTGCGGCCGATACCATCTCCACACGCTCCATGCGTTCCACACGTTCTTCTGTTTCCTACCAATCTGCACGCTCTGGACTTACCCGTCAAG GTTCATCCTTTGGGCCTTTAAAAGAGGACAGAAAACATGGAAAGAGGTCCAAGGTGAGAAGCATGGGTGTAGCTCCAGGAATCCCACGGCATGTACAGAAAGAACTTG ggCTTGACCGAGCTGCATGGACAGCATCCCAGTTCACCAGTGCACAACTGTCCAGTGGAGGTGTTAGTATATCCACTGTCGTTCCCACTCTAGAAAGTATATCAGTTGCCTCAGAACTGGATGGGGCACTGGAGCACCTGCAGAATATGAATAGCCTTGAGCCACAACTTCAAGCAGAAGGACAAAAGTGTGACCTTGCCAATATTCAGCATTTTCTACCCCAGTCTTTGGATCCACAAAAACCTGGTTCACTTGGTGTTCCCTGGGTAACCACATCAGACAATTGTCCTCCCAGCTCAGTGATGTACGTGTCTCCTGAGGCTATGTATAAGAACCAGATGATTTACAATGCATACCTTCCTCCTTCTGTTGATGTCGTGGAGCTCAAGCGCAACAGAAGTCGCAGCAGTGTTCGCATGGTAAGCAAGAGCAGCCTGGCATCAGCCAGCCCGGCTCCATCAAGAGCTTCATCAAGGGCATCCTCACGATTCTCGTCACGACCCTCATCAAGGTTTTCCTCACGGCTTCATTCACAGGCCTCTTCCTATAGGACTGGTCCCCTGTCAGAGGGCTCTTTATGGAGTAACTCCGGTTCATCTGAGACATTGATCTCAGACTCATCCACCAtttccaacagcagcaatcccAGACTGGGCAGCAGAGAAAGCCAGAGAGAGGATGGAGAAACCCATCTTAATGTTAACATAAATCAACCTATCCACTTTAATGGTGGTAACAGACAGGGGGAGACCTTCGTGAAGTCAGGAACCACAGCGCAGTTCAGTCGCAGCCTTTctgtaacaaagaaaaacaagaaaccACCACCTCCACCAAGGCGGTCTAACTCATTGCACACACAAAATTTTCTTAAGAGTCAGAAAACGAAAGCTGGTGCTGGTTCTGTAGAAGATACATCAGGCTCAAATGGGTCATTAAAAGTTGTATCACCATACAGTGCTTACATAAGTTCATCTGCAGGGGGGAAACCCATTTCTCACACCAATGGAAAAAGTCACTGGACTAAACTTAAGGAGTCCCTACCATATGTACAATCTCTTGCTGCTAAGGGCACTGTTCCCTCTCCATCGTTAATAGCTCTAATGGCTCTTCTCGACATTCCAGATCCTCCTCATGTGCTAGCTCCTCAAGCACCACCTCCTGAGACATGGGCACACAACCAGCGCACCTTTCATCTACTGTGTGGATCTGGACCTGTCAACCTTGAGCACTGGGCCCAAAAGAGAGGGCTAAAGATTGAAATTTTTAAGACAGTCAGTGCACCCAACCTAACTCGGCCAACAAAATGGAATGGTGCCATTGTGTCATCTAAACCAGTTAAGGGGACACTTCAAGGATATCCACCTTTGAATGGCATGAAAGATAACAGTAAAGCACCTAACAAAAAACTGATAACTCAAAGTCAAGAAGCTAAAATCTCTGATATCCAAAATAGGACTCCTTTAACAAAGGTGTCTTCTGATGTCCTGCCTAATTATGGCAAGACTGTATCGTTGTCCTTACTTACCAGAGTCTGTCCAACCCCTACTCCTCCACCACCACCTGAACATATACCTCCTTTACCACCAACAAATCAAGTTAAAGATATAAATGAAACTGTATCTGCTCAAAAAGTAGAGCTCAGAGCACCTTCTGAAGAGCTTATATGCCCCCCTCCACACCCTTTGTTTCCACCTCCTCTACCTCCTGGGAAAATAGCCTCTCCACATCTTTTATTTGGGCAGGATAAAACTGACTTTTCATTTGCAATACATAAAATTCCACCTCCTCCACAAGGGATTCCACCTCCTCCACAAGGGATTCCACCTCTTCCACCTGCTGTCATTCTGCCTCCTCCATCAATTATTCCGCCTCCTCCACAGGTGATCCCAACTCCTCCTCCACCAGTGTTTCTGCCCCCTCCACCAACTGTCCCACCTCCTCCACAGGTAATCCCACCTCCTCCACAGGCTATACCACCACCTCCAACAGAAATTCCACCTCCGCCACAGGCAGTCCTATCTTCTGCAGCTTTGTCTACTCCAAAAGTAACACAGGAAGTATCTTCAATGCAAAGTAAAATCACTTCAACAGCTAACATTCCTCCCCCACCACCATTACCCACTGATATAAAAAAAGAGGTTAGAGCAATTATAACAGACCAACAGGAGAAGCATCAGCGACCACCGACTCCCCAGAATGTTGCTGCAAAAGAGGAATCTCCAACCCCAGTGGTCACCCAATCCCTCTTACAGATGGTTCGTCTTAGGTCGGTTAGGTCTAATCAACAAAGCAATCAAGAGGCACCTCCAAAGCCAATGAGAAGATCTCTAATTCTGAGTGATACCTTATTGTCTACCGGTGATTTAAAAGATAATTCTCAACTTATTGCATTTACTCAAGAGGTTCACGATACACCACAGGTACAACCTCAGCCTGCAGCTTTTGAGCCAACTACTGCTAAACCCAATGGCCAGACTAGCAGCACTGATCAAGAAACTCAAAATACAAGCACTGATCCAATCAAAGAGTCAAAGCCAGCAGATCCAACACCAACCATTTCTGGAgaggaaaataaaaatgcagcaacTGAAGAATTAGTGATGCCAGACGTAGAACCAAAGGATCAGCTATCCATCATCGACTTGAAAGCCAAGAGTAATGAGCCAGAACTTCAAAATGGCTCTAGTAAAATTGAAGACAAACCAAGTACAACCTTGCTACAGTCCTCACCAAAGCCCCAAACTTTGATCCTTACATCTCCCAAACTCTCCCCTACTCAAAAAATGCCTCCAGCTAGTATTCCACCATCATCTATGCGTCTTCAGGAAGCAATTCGTCTGAAGACAGCTGCCATGTCTTCCAAAGACAATCAATCAAAGCGCCTGAGTCTGCATTCTCCTCCACCATCAGTTGGTGGAATCTCACCCACATCCACAGCAAACTTTATCTTCTCCAAGAGCACAAAAAAGGTGGTAATAGAAACAGCGTCATCTCCAGAGGCCCAAGCAGG
- the si:dkey-157l19.2 gene encoding NHS-like protein 3 isoform X2, which produces MSSGQESMGDLIPPDMLEIFAQERQSKRGKRTRRRGSISKAFTWFKIRRRKTQRLNKEVHIELLTPGSPVEIPLPPPNKASKVESEPTLPVQHFQENVFIEGDRPKYVQDLMSEAREGLKYLQQNDGNGLDFQDDQSVISSVTARTDDTSFSELRMSESEFSAADTISTRSMRSTRSSVSYQSARSGLTRQGSSFGPLKEDRKHGKRSKVRSMGVAPGIPRHVQKELGLDRAAWTASQFTSAQLSSGGVSISTVVPTLESISVASELDGALEHLQNMNSLEPQLQAEGQKCDLANIQHFLPQSLDPQKPGSLGVPWVTTSDNCPPSSVMYVSPEAMYKNQMIYNAYLPPSVDVVELKRNRSRSSVRMVSKSSLASASPAPSRASSRASSRFSSRPSSRFSSRLHSQASSYRTGPLSEGSLWSNSGSSETLISDSSTISNSSNPRLGSRESQREDGETHLNVNINQPIHFNGGNRQGETFVKSGTTAQFSRSLSVTKKNKKPPPPPRRSNSLHTQNFLKSQKTKAGAGSVEDTSGSNGSLKVVSPYSAYISSSAGGKPISHTNGKSHWTKLKESLPYVQSLAAKGTVPSPSLIALMALLDIPDPPHVLAPQAPPPETWAHNQRTFHLLCGSGPVNLEHWAQKRGLKIEIFKTVSAPNLTRPTKWNGAIVSSKPVKGTLQGYPPLNGMKDNSKAPNKKLITQSQEAKISDIQNRTPLTKVSSDVLPNYGKTVSLSLLTRVCPTPTPPPPPEHIPPLPPTNQVKDINETVSAQKVELRAPSEELICPPPHPLFPPPLPPGKIASPHLLFGQDKTDFSFAIHKIPPPPQGIPPPPQGIPPLPPAVILPPPSIIPPPPQVIPTPPPPVFLPPPPTVPPPPQVIPPPPQAIPPPPTEIPPPPQAVLSSAALSTPKVTQEVSSMQSKITSTANIPPPPPLPTDIKKEVRAIITDQQEKHQRPPTPQNVAAKEESPTPVVTQSLLQMVRLRSVRSNQQSNQEAPPKPMRRSLILSDTLLSTGDLKDNSQLIAFTQEVHDTPQVQPQPAAFEPTTAKPNGQTSSTDQETQNTSTDPIKESKPADPTPTISGEENKNAATEELVMPDVEPKDQLSIIDLKAKSNEPELQNGSSKIEDKPSTTLLQSSPKPQTLILTSPKLSPTQKMPPASIPPSSMRLQEAIRLKTAAMSSKDNQSKRLSLHSPPPSVGGISPTSTANFIFSKSTKKVVIETASSPEAQAGLRRTLVSELASVSQTTKPPGLQTKNTKVPPPVAKKPSSKSENTDNPSETESNADTEHVQTAGQ; this is translated from the exons ATGTCGAGTGGACAGGAGTCAATGGGTGACTTGATTCCCCCAGACATGCTGGAGATCTTTGCCCAGGAGCGACAGAGTAAGCGGGGCAAAAGGACCAGAAGACGTGGTTCAATCAGCAAAGCGTTCACATGGTTTAAGATACGTCGCCGAAAAACCCAGCGCCTAAATAAAGAAGTGCACATAGAGCTACTGACACCTGGATCACCTGTGGAGATTCCACTGCCACCACCCAACAAAG cctCTAAAGTAGAGTCTGAGCCCACCCTGCCTGTCCAGCATTTCcaagaaaatgtgtttattgaAGGAGATCGTCCAAAATACGTGCAGGATTTGATGTCGGAGGCTCGGGAAGGCCTGAAGTACCTACAGCAAAACG ATGGAAATGGGCTGGACTTTCAAGATGACCAAAGTGTCATT TCATCAGTAACAGCTCGTACTGATGATACGAGCTTCAGTGAATTAAGGATGTCTGAGTCTGAATTCTCTGCGGCCGATACCATCTCCACACGCTCCATGCGTTCCACACGTTCTTCTGTTTCCTACCAATCTGCACGCTCTGGACTTACCCGTCAAG GTTCATCCTTTGGGCCTTTAAAAGAGGACAGAAAACATGGAAAGAGGTCCAAGGTGAGAAGCATGGGTGTAGCTCCAGGAATCCCACGGCATGTACAGAAAGAACTTG ggCTTGACCGAGCTGCATGGACAGCATCCCAGTTCACCAGTGCACAACTGTCCAGTGGAGGTGTTAGTATATCCACTGTCGTTCCCACTCTAGAAAGTATATCAGTTGCCTCAGAACTGGATGGGGCACTGGAGCACCTGCAGAATATGAATAGCCTTGAGCCACAACTTCAAGCAGAAGGACAAAAGTGTGACCTTGCCAATATTCAGCATTTTCTACCCCAGTCTTTGGATCCACAAAAACCTGGTTCACTTGGTGTTCCCTGGGTAACCACATCAGACAATTGTCCTCCCAGCTCAGTGATGTACGTGTCTCCTGAGGCTATGTATAAGAACCAGATGATTTACAATGCATACCTTCCTCCTTCTGTTGATGTCGTGGAGCTCAAGCGCAACAGAAGTCGCAGCAGTGTTCGCATGGTAAGCAAGAGCAGCCTGGCATCAGCCAGCCCGGCTCCATCAAGAGCTTCATCAAGGGCATCCTCACGATTCTCGTCACGACCCTCATCAAGGTTTTCCTCACGGCTTCATTCACAGGCCTCTTCCTATAGGACTGGTCCCCTGTCAGAGGGCTCTTTATGGAGTAACTCCGGTTCATCTGAGACATTGATCTCAGACTCATCCACCAtttccaacagcagcaatcccAGACTGGGCAGCAGAGAAAGCCAGAGAGAGGATGGAGAAACCCATCTTAATGTTAACATAAATCAACCTATCCACTTTAATGGTGGTAACAGACAGGGGGAGACCTTCGTGAAGTCAGGAACCACAGCGCAGTTCAGTCGCAGCCTTTctgtaacaaagaaaaacaagaaaccACCACCTCCACCAAGGCGGTCTAACTCATTGCACACACAAAATTTTCTTAAGAGTCAGAAAACGAAAGCTGGTGCTGGTTCTGTAGAAGATACATCAGGCTCAAATGGGTCATTAAAAGTTGTATCACCATACAGTGCTTACATAAGTTCATCTGCAGGGGGGAAACCCATTTCTCACACCAATGGAAAAAGTCACTGGACTAAACTTAAGGAGTCCCTACCATATGTACAATCTCTTGCTGCTAAGGGCACTGTTCCCTCTCCATCGTTAATAGCTCTAATGGCTCTTCTCGACATTCCAGATCCTCCTCATGTGCTAGCTCCTCAAGCACCACCTCCTGAGACATGGGCACACAACCAGCGCACCTTTCATCTACTGTGTGGATCTGGACCTGTCAACCTTGAGCACTGGGCCCAAAAGAGAGGGCTAAAGATTGAAATTTTTAAGACAGTCAGTGCACCCAACCTAACTCGGCCAACAAAATGGAATGGTGCCATTGTGTCATCTAAACCAGTTAAGGGGACACTTCAAGGATATCCACCTTTGAATGGCATGAAAGATAACAGTAAAGCACCTAACAAAAAACTGATAACTCAAAGTCAAGAAGCTAAAATCTCTGATATCCAAAATAGGACTCCTTTAACAAAGGTGTCTTCTGATGTCCTGCCTAATTATGGCAAGACTGTATCGTTGTCCTTACTTACCAGAGTCTGTCCAACCCCTACTCCTCCACCACCACCTGAACATATACCTCCTTTACCACCAACAAATCAAGTTAAAGATATAAATGAAACTGTATCTGCTCAAAAAGTAGAGCTCAGAGCACCTTCTGAAGAGCTTATATGCCCCCCTCCACACCCTTTGTTTCCACCTCCTCTACCTCCTGGGAAAATAGCCTCTCCACATCTTTTATTTGGGCAGGATAAAACTGACTTTTCATTTGCAATACATAAAATTCCACCTCCTCCACAAGGGATTCCACCTCCTCCACAAGGGATTCCACCTCTTCCACCTGCTGTCATTCTGCCTCCTCCATCAATTATTCCGCCTCCTCCACAGGTGATCCCAACTCCTCCTCCACCAGTGTTTCTGCCCCCTCCACCAACTGTCCCACCTCCTCCACAGGTAATCCCACCTCCTCCACAGGCTATACCACCACCTCCAACAGAAATTCCACCTCCGCCACAGGCAGTCCTATCTTCTGCAGCTTTGTCTACTCCAAAAGTAACACAGGAAGTATCTTCAATGCAAAGTAAAATCACTTCAACAGCTAACATTCCTCCCCCACCACCATTACCCACTGATATAAAAAAAGAGGTTAGAGCAATTATAACAGACCAACAGGAGAAGCATCAGCGACCACCGACTCCCCAGAATGTTGCTGCAAAAGAGGAATCTCCAACCCCAGTGGTCACCCAATCCCTCTTACAGATGGTTCGTCTTAGGTCGGTTAGGTCTAATCAACAAAGCAATCAAGAGGCACCTCCAAAGCCAATGAGAAGATCTCTAATTCTGAGTGATACCTTATTGTCTACCGGTGATTTAAAAGATAATTCTCAACTTATTGCATTTACTCAAGAGGTTCACGATACACCACAGGTACAACCTCAGCCTGCAGCTTTTGAGCCAACTACTGCTAAACCCAATGGCCAGACTAGCAGCACTGATCAAGAAACTCAAAATACAAGCACTGATCCAATCAAAGAGTCAAAGCCAGCAGATCCAACACCAACCATTTCTGGAgaggaaaataaaaatgcagcaacTGAAGAATTAGTGATGCCAGACGTAGAACCAAAGGATCAGCTATCCATCATCGACTTGAAAGCCAAGAGTAATGAGCCAGAACTTCAAAATGGCTCTAGTAAAATTGAAGACAAACCAAGTACAACCTTGCTACAGTCCTCACCAAAGCCCCAAACTTTGATCCTTACATCTCCCAAACTCTCCCCTACTCAAAAAATGCCTCCAGCTAGTATTCCACCATCATCTATGCGTCTTCAGGAAGCAATTCGTCTGAAGACAGCTGCCATGTCTTCCAAAGACAATCAATCAAAGCGCCTGAGTCTGCATTCTCCTCCACCATCAGTTGGTGGAATCTCACCCACATCCACAGCAAACTTTATCTTCTCCAAGAGCACAAAAAAGGTGGTAATAGAAACAGCGTCATCTCCAGAGGCCCAAGCAGG